In Gammaproteobacteria bacterium, the sequence CCTCGCCGTCGGGAACCGCCTCGTCCGGGATATTAGGGACACCTAGCGCGACCTCGTCGAGCGCTTCGCGAATTTCATCGAGACGAGACTCCGCTTCCCCGAGTTGCTTTCCCAGCGCCGCAACCTCCGCAAGCAGTGGCTGGATGTCCTCACCGCGCGCCTTCGCCTGTCCGATCGAGCGCGAACGGGTATTGCGCTCGTTTCGCAGGCGCTCGGCATCGACCTGTGCCGTCTTCCGCTGTGTCTCGAGCGACTCCACGGCCACGACGTCCAGCCGGTATCCGCGCCGGGACAGGGCCACAGCGGTTGCTTCGAGGTCGTTGCGCAGCCGTTTGGGATCGAGCATGTCTGGAATTCCTTTCGAATCGTAAACCGGGCGTCTCTCCCCCATCGGGTCCGTGATCTATCGCCCGGAATGCTTGAGACGTCCGAATCGCGACCCTGGTCAGGTACCCCAGCCCAGCATACGCCTGGGAGGCTAGCGCACTTCCGCTTCGAAGGTCAGCACGTGCTCCGGGCTGATGTCCCCGCAGATGTGGCCGAGGATCTCATCCACCCGTTCCGGGGTATCGAAGAACTCGACGACGATCGGCAGGTTCAGCGACAGATAGAGCAGCGAGGAACTGTGCACCTTGCCTGTCTTGCCGAAACCGCTGACCCCCCGAAACAGGGTCACGCCGCGCACCTTTTCCTTGTCGTGCAGGCGCTTCAGCAGCCGTTCGTGAACGTTATCCTGCTCCGACAGATAGATCCGGACCAAGGTGACCTTCATACCGTCCTGCCTATCAAGATTCCCGCCCAGGTTGCCCCGAGGCACAGTGTCACGCTGAACACGACGTTGGTCACCGCCTTGCCGACATCCCCCTGTTCGAGCAGTAGCAGCGTTTCCAGCGAAAACGTGGAGAACGTCGTAAACGCACCCAGCACACCCACAAGCAGTCCCGCCCGCCACTCCTGACCGATGTCGAGCCGTTCGATCAGCAGGACTGTCAGCAACCCGATCAGCAGGGACCCGAGCACGTTCACGGCCAGTGTGCCATAGGGAAAGTCCCGGCCCAACAGCGAATAGACGCCCGACGCGGTCCAGAAACGCAGCAGCGCCCCGATCGCTCCGCCGAGCGCGATGAAAAACCCTTGGATCATCGCGCGGCCTCCCCCGACACAGGCCAGTAGATTAATCTCGCTCCCGCCTCGAGGCAACGGCGAGGCGGCGAGTGTGGCGGGCAGATGCGCCCGCGGAAATCTCCCAGGGACTATAATCTCCTCCGCGAACGCGTCATCCCCAAGCAATCCCGAGAATTGCATGATGGAATCGAGTGAGCGGGGTCCGGTGCGAGGGAAAAACAGACCCGCGACCGGGAAACGCTCGATTCACTGTTCCGCCGAGGACGAGCGCCGATAGTGCTTTTCTGGCAATCTATCACCTCCCCCCAGGGCATCGGACAACGTCATGAGCAGCGACATCGTCGCCCACACCATATTCCTGATCTTCACCGGCGCCGCGGTGCTTGCAACGGTGGCCCTCTATGCGCGCCAGGCGATGATCGTGGCCTATATCGTCCTGGGCATCCTGCTCGGCCCGTCGGTGCTCGGGATCGTCGAGGACCCGGCGGTGGTCCGGCGTATCGCGGATATCGGCGTGATGTTCCTGCTGTTTCTTCTCGGCCTGAACATGTATCCGCAGAAGCTCGTGACGCTGATGCGGGAAACCACCATCGTGACCGGAGCGAGTTCTCTGGTCTTCGCGCTGACCGGTTGCGCCGCCGGGTGGCTGCTTGGCTACACCACAGCTGAGTGCCTCATATTGGGCGCGGCCCTCACCTTCTCCAGCACGATTATCGGCCTCAAACTGCTCCCAACCACGGTACTCCACCACCGACACACCGGAGAGATCATCATCAGTATACTGCTGCTGCAGGACCTGGTCGCCATCGTCATCCTGATGCTCCTGGAGACCGCGGAACCCGGACCGGTTCCGGCAAGAGAAATAGCGCTGCGGCTGTTGGGACTGCCAGCCCTGATCCTGGCCTCGTTCGTGTTCTCGCGATACGTCCTGTTCAGGCTCATCGCAAAATTCGACCAGATCCAGGAGTACATCTTTCTGGTCGCGATCGGCTGGTGTCTCGGTACCGCGGAACTGGCTGCCGCACTGGGTCTGACACATGAGATCGGCGCTTTCATCGCCGGCGTGGCCATCGCGACCAGCCGGATATCCGACTTCATCGCGGACAGCCTCCGCCCGCTGCGCGACTTCTTCCTCGTCATCTTCTTCTTCACACTCGGCGCCAGCGTTGACCTGGGCATGCTGGTAGAGGTACTCGTGCCGGCCATCTTGCTGGCGAGCCTCATCATCGCGCTCAAACCGGTTGTCTTCGGCTTCCTGCTGCGACATTCCGGAGAGGCGGCCGAACGTTCCACCGAGGTGGGTTTCCGTCTGGGACAGATCAGCGAATTCTCCCTGTTCATCGCCGTGGTCGCGCTAGAAACCGGTGTGATTGGCGCTGGTGCATCCTATCTGATCCAGGTCACCACGCTGCTGACCTTCGTCATCTCCTCTTACATCATCGTGTGGCGCTATCCCACGCCGATCGCCGTATCGGATCGCCTGCGCCGGGACTGAGCTGGATGCCGCTGCATACACGCCCAGCGGTTATACTCAAGGTGTAGGGGCGGCGCGCGACCGTCGTCAGGAATGGCGCTGGGGCGAGAAAGGCGCCGCCCCGGTAGGCGGGGACGTGCCTGAAGGGAAACACGGGGAAGGCCGTCAGTCATGACACGATTGGCCCGTGACCAATATACCGCTACGGCATTTTCACGCCGGCCGCGAGAGCGGCCTATTACCGACCTGTTACTGCTGCTACTCATCTTGCCGATGACGGGATGCGCGACCTACTCCGACAAGTTGGCGAACGTCCCGTGGGAGATCGAGGCACGCTGCGCCGAGGTGCGAAAAGCGAT encodes:
- a CDS encoding DUF190 domain-containing protein; translation: MKVTLVRIYLSEQDNVHERLLKRLHDKEKVRGVTLFRGVSGFGKTGKVHSSSLLYLSLNLPIVVEFFDTPERVDEILGHICGDISPEHVLTFEAEVR
- the crcB gene encoding fluoride efflux transporter CrcB, producing MIQGFFIALGGAIGALLRFWTASGVYSLLGRDFPYGTLAVNVLGSLLIGLLTVLLIERLDIGQEWRAGLLVGVLGAFTTFSTFSLETLLLLEQGDVGKAVTNVVFSVTLCLGATWAGILIGRTV
- a CDS encoding cation:proton antiporter — translated: MSSDIVAHTIFLIFTGAAVLATVALYARQAMIVAYIVLGILLGPSVLGIVEDPAVVRRIADIGVMFLLFLLGLNMYPQKLVTLMRETTIVTGASSLVFALTGCAAGWLLGYTTAECLILGAALTFSSTIIGLKLLPTTVLHHRHTGEIIISILLLQDLVAIVILMLLETAEPGPVPAREIALRLLGLPALILASFVFSRYVLFRLIAKFDQIQEYIFLVAIGWCLGTAELAAALGLTHEIGAFIAGVAIATSRISDFIADSLRPLRDFFLVIFFFTLGASVDLGMLVEVLVPAILLASLIIALKPVVFGFLLRHSGEAAERSTEVGFRLGQISEFSLFIAVVALETGVIGAGASYLIQVTTLLTFVISSYIIVWRYPTPIAVSDRLRRD